A window from Cryobacterium sp. SO1 encodes these proteins:
- a CDS encoding TetR/AcrR family transcriptional regulator — MPRATGTKRAILDAALQLAATRGITGTTMDDVAELAGVAKGSLYYNFSSKDNLFEALLQEGVGALADTLGEAAAGLNGRAALEALITVLLDRIEANAGLAKLMAAEIFRTDRAWQKTLFALRHDALAVFAEAIAEAKPATAAAGTSGLMASSVFGAVLMAGLEWLVFEPERHRDEVSAAILESLSGGLLASLAPPRPRTVT, encoded by the coding sequence ATGCCCCGCGCGACTGGAACGAAACGGGCGATCTTGGATGCCGCGCTGCAGCTGGCCGCCACCCGGGGGATCACCGGCACCACGATGGACGACGTCGCGGAGCTCGCCGGGGTGGCCAAGGGCAGCCTCTATTACAACTTCAGCTCCAAGGACAACCTCTTCGAGGCGCTGTTGCAGGAGGGGGTCGGCGCGCTGGCCGACACCCTCGGGGAGGCGGCCGCCGGCCTGAACGGCCGCGCCGCCCTGGAGGCGCTGATCACGGTGCTGCTCGACCGGATCGAGGCCAATGCCGGCCTGGCCAAGCTGATGGCGGCCGAGATCTTCCGCACCGACCGGGCCTGGCAGAAGACCCTGTTCGCCCTGCGGCACGACGCCCTCGCGGTCTTCGCCGAGGCGATCGCCGAGGCCAAGCCGGCCACGGCTGCGGCCGGCACCAGCGGGCTGATGGCGTCGAGCGTGTTCGGCGCGGTGCTCATGGCCGGCCTCGAGTGGCTGGTCTTCGAGCCCGAACGCCACCGCGACGAGGTCTCCGCCGCCATCCTCGAGTCCCTCTCCGGCGGC
- a CDS encoding YhgE/Pip domain-containing protein, whose translation MFAFLSTGTELRRFGKGTLPKIALVVLMFIPLIYGALYLWAFWAPDKELSHLPVALVNADTGATRDGEPVTAGDDLVDKLLDGNDLGWVETGAADAATGVTDGDYYFSVTIPADFSTDAVSAGTHSPTAAEVQVDYNDSNSFLASTLGKQAMIQLRDAVSLNIGDQTVNAMLVAVNEAGDGIRSAADGAGTLADGLTTAETGTGTLVDGLGDLSAGAVTLDDGAAQVADGSSALATGLGTLSTGATTLSDSSAKLADGATAVAGGTRQVSDGFAKAAAGAATLSDSSDQLAAGATSIATGAGQLAAGTTTLSGSLQDLAAAIAAAPAGTPASAFLPSVTQLAGGADTLNTQTQGAATQISGYATSSGTFAAGVGQLSDALSGGVPGAAQVASGAGDVATGAGALSAGAGRLATGAATAATGSATLADGAGSLAAGTGTLVDGSTKLVDGGTALQSGTQQLTAGSHTLADALATGAAAAPDDSEAQIATKATVIANPVDLKQTWENASDSFGEGFAPFFLALATFVGALITWLILRALPTRALASAASGLRATMTGFLPAMAIGLSQVVIMVLVLVYGIGLTPAHWLGMSVFIYLTTLAFLALQQMFIILFGTAAGRVISLVLLMLQLSSSGGTYPVETTPQFFQILHPWMPASYVVTGLRQLITGGIDSRLWLSVLVLVGILVGSIAISAWSASRQRMWTITRLHPELTI comes from the coding sequence ATGTTCGCCTTCCTTTCTACGGGCACGGAGCTCCGCCGATTCGGCAAGGGCACCCTGCCCAAGATCGCTCTCGTGGTGCTGATGTTCATCCCCCTGATCTACGGCGCCCTCTACCTCTGGGCCTTCTGGGCACCCGACAAGGAGCTCAGCCACCTGCCGGTCGCCCTGGTCAACGCCGACACCGGTGCCACCCGCGACGGCGAACCGGTCACCGCCGGCGATGACCTGGTCGACAAGCTCCTGGACGGCAACGACCTCGGCTGGGTCGAAACCGGCGCGGCGGATGCCGCCACCGGGGTCACCGACGGCGACTACTATTTCTCCGTCACCATCCCCGCCGACTTCTCCACCGACGCGGTCTCGGCCGGCACCCACAGCCCCACCGCGGCCGAGGTACAGGTGGACTACAACGACAGCAACAGCTTCCTCGCCTCCACCCTGGGCAAGCAGGCCATGATCCAGCTGCGCGACGCCGTGTCCCTGAACATCGGCGACCAGACCGTCAACGCGATGCTCGTGGCCGTGAACGAGGCCGGCGACGGCATCCGCAGCGCCGCAGACGGCGCCGGCACCCTTGCCGACGGCCTCACGACCGCCGAAACCGGGACCGGCACCCTCGTCGACGGGCTGGGCGACCTCTCCGCGGGCGCCGTCACGCTCGACGACGGCGCCGCCCAGGTCGCAGACGGATCGTCCGCCCTGGCCACCGGCCTCGGCACACTGTCCACCGGCGCGACCACACTGAGCGACTCCTCGGCGAAACTCGCCGATGGCGCCACAGCCGTCGCCGGCGGAACCCGGCAGGTCTCCGACGGCTTCGCCAAGGCCGCGGCCGGGGCTGCCACCCTCTCCGACTCCTCCGACCAGCTCGCCGCGGGGGCAACCTCGATCGCCACCGGTGCCGGTCAGCTGGCGGCAGGCACGACCACGCTCTCCGGAAGTCTGCAGGATCTGGCGGCGGCCATCGCGGCGGCCCCGGCCGGCACGCCGGCCTCCGCCTTCCTGCCGTCGGTGACCCAGCTCGCCGGCGGCGCCGACACGCTCAACACCCAGACGCAGGGCGCCGCGACCCAGATCTCCGGCTATGCCACCTCCAGCGGAACCTTCGCCGCCGGTGTCGGCCAACTCTCCGACGCCCTCAGCGGCGGCGTCCCCGGGGCCGCGCAGGTCGCATCAGGAGCCGGCGACGTCGCCACCGGCGCCGGCGCCCTCTCGGCCGGGGCCGGGCGACTCGCCACCGGAGCGGCGACCGCCGCCACCGGATCGGCCACCCTCGCCGACGGCGCGGGCAGCCTCGCCGCCGGCACCGGCACCCTCGTCGACGGCAGCACCAAGCTGGTCGACGGCGGTACCGCGTTGCAGTCCGGCACCCAACAGCTCACCGCCGGCAGCCACACCCTCGCCGACGCCCTGGCAACCGGAGCGGCCGCCGCACCGGACGACAGCGAGGCCCAGATCGCCACGAAGGCCACGGTGATCGCCAACCCGGTCGACCTCAAGCAGACCTGGGAGAACGCGTCCGACAGCTTCGGTGAGGGCTTCGCTCCGTTCTTCCTGGCCTTGGCCACCTTCGTCGGGGCGCTGATCACCTGGCTGATCCTGCGTGCCCTGCCCACCCGGGCCCTGGCCAGCGCCGCCTCGGGGCTGCGCGCCACGATGACCGGATTCCTGCCGGCCATGGCGATCGGCCTCAGCCAGGTCGTGATCATGGTCCTGGTGCTGGTCTACGGCATCGGGCTCACCCCCGCGCACTGGCTGGGCATGTCGGTCTTCATCTACCTCACGACGCTGGCGTTCCTGGCGCTGCAACAGATGTTCATCATCCTGTTCGGCACCGCCGCCGGCCGCGTGATCAGCCTGGTGCTGCTGATGCTGCAACTGAGCTCGTCCGGTGGAACCTACCCGGTGGAGACCACGCCGCAGTTCTTCCAGATCCTGCACCCGTGGATGCCAGCCTCGTACGTGGTCACCGGCCTGCGGCAGCTCATCACCGGCGGGATCGACTCTAGACTGTGGCTTTCCGTGCTCGTGCTCGTGGGCATCCTTGTCGGCTCGATCGCGATCAGCGCCTGGAGCGCCTCGCGGCAGCGGATGTGGACGATCACCCGGCTGCACCCCGAGTTGACCATCTAG
- a CDS encoding ATP-binding cassette domain-containing protein produces the protein MNYKRGVVFGPLSFSAGDGLTVVCGPAGSGRTSLLLTLAGRMKPSSGSLSVLGEDLPRRARRVQRRTGISGFHGIDSLEESVSVAAAIRERHAWLAPWWSFIRAVDDAEVSRVCGPIFGDIPLPAASTMIWDLDEVEMVLLRASLAMMSRPDVLFFDQVEQVHSTEARRQLWHRLGAIVAAGTPVIASAIAPDEEMWTDLGLDPTVLYMNQEIR, from the coding sequence GTGAATTACAAACGAGGCGTGGTCTTCGGGCCGCTGAGTTTCAGCGCCGGCGACGGCCTCACGGTGGTCTGCGGACCGGCCGGCAGTGGCCGCACCAGCCTGCTGCTCACCCTGGCCGGGCGTATGAAGCCCAGCTCGGGCAGCCTGTCGGTGCTGGGAGAGGACCTGCCCCGCCGCGCCCGCCGTGTGCAACGCCGCACGGGCATATCCGGGTTTCACGGCATCGACTCCCTCGAGGAGTCGGTCAGCGTGGCCGCGGCCATCCGCGAACGCCACGCCTGGCTCGCCCCCTGGTGGTCCTTCATCCGCGCGGTCGACGACGCCGAGGTCAGCCGGGTCTGCGGTCCCATCTTCGGGGACATCCCCCTGCCCGCCGCCAGCACCATGATCTGGGACCTCGATGAAGTCGAGATGGTGCTGCTGCGCGCGTCGCTGGCCATGATGAGCCGCCCCGACGTGCTGTTCTTCGACCAGGTCGAGCAGGTGCACTCCACCGAAGCCCGCCGGCAGCTCTGGCACCGGCTCGGCGCGATCGTGGCCGCCGGCACCCCCGTGATCGCCTCGGCCATCGCACCCGACGAAGAAATGTGGACGGACCTGGGCCTCGACCCGACCGTCCTGTACATGAACCAGGAGATTCGCTAG
- a CDS encoding YhgE/Pip domain-containing protein: MKIFAMIRAELARLTATTMSRVALVALMLVPVLYGGLYLWANQDPYAGLDRVPVALVVSDTGAEQDGEATNYGADVAEQLVDDGTFDWHTVTAQTAKAGVADATYDFSVTIPADFSSSIASSSTDTPHQATITLTTNDTNSYLASTIGSQAAQTIRDAIVERVNEQAADTLLIGLSDIRSSLVDAADGATQLTDGAATAADGGSSLSDGAGQLADGAGQLATGAGSLADGTGQVADGAGQVADGTGQVASGADALATGTGTLSTGAGSLADGTAQVATGADSLATATGQVADGTAALAQGAASLADGTGKVSAGATQVATAAQKVADGTAALNTAAQQASDGVAGAGAVYTAAQTALADQLTADGLSPAQVDAALATLTPIGSTLTQSGAALTQAGSAINTLSTGSTQLAAGAAATATGAQQSAAGATTLATGAATASAGARQTADGAATLATGAHQSADGASALATGAGQAANGAATLAAGADQTAAGAATLNTGASAAADGAASLSTGATAAKSGADSLATGASSLSDGLLGLKNGAGTLRDGLTEGVDSIPDSDADTRDLQASTIADPVDLHKAAVTSAGTYGAGLAPFFASLAGWIGIYALFLIVKPVSRRAITALHSPLKITLAGWLTPGILGLLQMAALFGILTGVLHFEVHNPVGTYAMMGLAAMTFAAIILALNVWLGSVGQFVGLVLMVIQLVTAGGTFPWQTLPAPLAFLHHVMPMSYAVDGIRQLMYGGNPATALNDAGVLLLWLTGALVLAAVGVVRMTHFRTLRDLKPSLIG, encoded by the coding sequence GTGAAGATCTTCGCCATGATCCGCGCCGAACTGGCGCGCCTGACCGCCACCACCATGTCCCGGGTCGCGCTCGTCGCGCTGATGCTGGTGCCCGTGCTCTACGGCGGTCTCTACCTCTGGGCCAACCAGGACCCGTACGCGGGCCTGGACCGGGTGCCTGTTGCCCTCGTCGTCTCCGACACCGGCGCAGAGCAAGACGGCGAAGCCACCAACTACGGCGCGGACGTCGCCGAGCAGCTGGTGGACGACGGCACGTTCGACTGGCACACCGTGACGGCCCAGACAGCGAAGGCCGGTGTCGCCGATGCCACCTACGACTTCAGCGTCACGATTCCCGCCGACTTCTCCAGCTCGATCGCCTCCTCGTCGACCGACACCCCGCACCAGGCCACCATCACGCTCACCACGAACGACACCAACAGCTACCTGGCCTCCACCATCGGCAGCCAGGCGGCGCAGACCATTCGGGACGCCATCGTCGAGCGGGTCAACGAGCAGGCCGCCGACACCCTGCTGATCGGTCTGTCCGACATCCGCTCGAGCCTGGTCGACGCAGCCGACGGCGCCACGCAGCTCACGGATGGCGCGGCGACCGCCGCCGACGGCGGCAGCAGCCTGTCCGACGGCGCCGGCCAACTCGCCGACGGCGCCGGCCAGCTGGCCACGGGGGCCGGCAGTCTGGCCGACGGCACCGGCCAGGTCGCCGACGGCGCCGGCCAGGTGGCCGACGGCACGGGCCAGGTGGCCTCGGGCGCCGATGCCCTGGCCACGGGAACGGGTACCCTGAGCACGGGTGCGGGCAGCCTCGCCGACGGGACCGCACAGGTCGCCACCGGAGCCGATTCGCTCGCGACCGCGACCGGCCAGGTGGCCGACGGCACTGCCGCGCTCGCACAGGGCGCCGCATCCCTCGCCGACGGCACGGGCAAGGTCTCGGCCGGCGCCACCCAGGTGGCCACCGCCGCCCAGAAGGTGGCCGACGGCACAGCGGCGCTGAACACGGCCGCGCAGCAGGCCTCCGACGGTGTTGCCGGGGCCGGCGCGGTTTACACGGCCGCGCAGACCGCCCTGGCCGACCAGCTCACCGCCGACGGCCTGAGCCCCGCCCAGGTCGACGCGGCCCTGGCGACCCTGACCCCGATCGGGAGCACCCTCACCCAGAGCGGAGCCGCCCTCACCCAGGCCGGCAGCGCCATCAACACCCTGTCCACCGGCAGCACCCAGCTGGCCGCCGGGGCCGCCGCGACAGCCACCGGCGCTCAGCAGAGCGCCGCCGGGGCGACGACCCTGGCCACGGGCGCCGCCACGGCGTCGGCCGGGGCCCGTCAGACCGCCGACGGGGCAGCCACCCTCGCCACGGGCGCACACCAGAGCGCCGACGGCGCCAGCGCCCTCGCCACCGGCGCCGGCCAGGCCGCCAACGGAGCGGCCACCCTGGCCGCCGGCGCAGACCAGACCGCCGCGGGCGCCGCCACCCTGAATACTGGGGCGTCCGCCGCCGCCGATGGCGCCGCCAGCCTCAGCACCGGTGCTACCGCGGCGAAGTCCGGCGCCGACTCCCTCGCCACCGGGGCCTCCTCGCTCAGCGACGGCCTCCTCGGCCTCAAGAACGGCGCGGGCACGTTGCGCGACGGGCTCACCGAGGGCGTCGACAGCATCCCCGACTCGGATGCCGACACCCGCGACCTGCAGGCCTCCACGATCGCCGACCCGGTCGACCTGCACAAGGCGGCCGTGACCTCCGCAGGTACCTACGGCGCCGGACTTGCCCCGTTCTTCGCCAGCCTGGCCGGCTGGATCGGCATCTACGCGCTGTTCCTGATCGTGAAGCCGGTCTCCCGCCGGGCGATCACGGCGCTGCACTCGCCGCTGAAGATCACCCTGGCCGGCTGGCTCACCCCCGGCATCCTGGGGCTGCTGCAGATGGCCGCGCTGTTCGGCATCCTCACCGGCGTGCTGCACTTCGAGGTGCACAACCCGGTGGGCACCTACGCGATGATGGGCCTGGCCGCGATGACGTTCGCCGCGATCATCCTCGCGCTGAACGTGTGGCTTGGCAGCGTGGGCCAGTTCGTCGGCCTGGTGCTCATGGTGATCCAGCTGGTCACCGCCGGCGGCACCTTCCCGTGGCAGACCCTGCCGGCTCCGCTGGCGTTCCTGCACCACGTGATGCCGATGAGCTACGCGGTCGACGGCATCCGTCAGCTGATGTACGGCGGCAACCCGGCCACCGCGCTGAACGACGCCGGCGTGCTGCTGCTCTGGCTGACCGGGGCGCTCGTGCTCGCCGCGGTCGGCGTGGTGCGGATGACGCACTTCCGCACCCTGCGCGACCTCAAGCCCAGCTTGATCGGCTGA
- a CDS encoding NADP-dependent malic enzyme has product MSLTQPAQSADVGTRVSTDEIFAAHEGGKLRIELARPIDSARDLAVVYTPGVAEVSRAIHTDAAVAASHTWASRLVAVVSDGTAVLGLGDIGPAAALPVMEGKSALFQRFAGLNSIPLVLDTTDVDEIVETLVRLRHSFGAVNLEDVSAPRCFELEAKLIEALDMPVMHDDQHGTAVVVLAAITNGATVLGRNLRGLRVVISGAGAAGIAIAALLLEVGVEDVVVLDSRGILSNRRFDLLGVKARFALRSNPRQVHGGPAQALAGADVFIGVSSGTVDENLLATMSDDAMIFALSNPDPEVAPEVAARYARIVATGRSDYPNQINNVLAFPGIFRGALDAGARRITTAMKIAAATAIADLVGDDLAADFIVPSPFDERVASAVAAAVIAAVDRPLV; this is encoded by the coding sequence ATGTCCCTCACCCAGCCCGCCCAGTCTGCCGACGTTGGCACCCGCGTCAGCACTGACGAGATCTTCGCCGCCCACGAGGGCGGCAAGCTGCGCATCGAGCTGGCCCGCCCCATCGACTCCGCGCGTGATCTGGCGGTCGTGTACACCCCTGGCGTCGCCGAGGTCAGCCGGGCCATCCACACGGATGCCGCCGTCGCCGCCTCGCACACCTGGGCGAGCCGTCTCGTCGCCGTTGTCAGTGACGGCACCGCGGTGCTGGGCCTGGGCGACATCGGCCCGGCGGCGGCTCTGCCCGTGATGGAGGGCAAGTCGGCGCTCTTCCAGCGCTTCGCGGGGCTGAACTCGATCCCGCTGGTGCTCGACACCACCGATGTCGACGAGATCGTCGAGACCCTGGTGCGACTGCGCCACAGCTTCGGCGCCGTGAACCTCGAAGACGTCTCGGCGCCGCGCTGCTTCGAGCTCGAGGCCAAGCTGATCGAGGCCCTCGACATGCCCGTGATGCACGACGACCAGCACGGCACGGCCGTCGTGGTGCTCGCGGCGATCACCAACGGCGCCACGGTGCTGGGCCGCAACCTCCGCGGGCTCCGGGTCGTGATCTCGGGCGCCGGCGCCGCGGGGATCGCCATCGCCGCCCTGCTGCTTGAGGTGGGTGTCGAGGACGTGGTGGTACTCGATTCGCGGGGCATCCTGAGCAATCGCCGCTTCGACCTCCTGGGCGTCAAGGCCAGGTTCGCTCTCAGGTCCAACCCGCGCCAGGTCCACGGCGGTCCGGCCCAGGCGCTGGCGGGCGCCGACGTCTTCATCGGCGTCTCCTCGGGCACGGTCGACGAGAACCTGCTCGCCACGATGTCCGACGACGCCATGATCTTCGCGCTGTCCAACCCCGACCCGGAGGTGGCGCCCGAGGTGGCTGCCCGCTACGCCAGGATCGTCGCCACCGGGCGCAGCGACTACCCCAACCAGATCAACAACGTGCTGGCCTTCCCCGGCATCTTCCGTGGCGCGCTGGATGCCGGCGCCCGCCGGATCACCACCGCCATGAAGATCGCCGCCGCTACGGCCATCGCCGACCTGGTCGGTGACGACCTCGCCGCCGATTTTATCGTGCCCAGCCCGTTCGACGAGCGCGTCGCATCCGCCGTGGCCGCCGCGGTGATCGCCGCCGTCGATCGCCCTCTGGTCTGA
- a CDS encoding dicarboxylate/amino acid:cation symporter: MKTLTHPAAQIGIAAIAGILFGLIVGEWAANLKFIGDLFIRLIQMAIVPLVMSSVIVATGSIAGKGTGRLALRTFAWMIGFSIVAAVVAWGLSVLIQPGVGMVFDGDIDPTLEESAGQATGWQDTILGFVSTNIFAAMSTATMVPIIIFSLLFGAALNNYAGRTGNTLILSFFDQLQQVVLTMIRFVMYIAPLGVFALLAALAGDVGLAVITTALKYLGTTALGVVILTAVFVVVVTVRTRLNPAKLPRKLAEQTVIAVTTTSSAVTFPTVLRNAVEKVGVSPRVANFTLSVGLTMGSYGAVLNYMIVIMFLAQSGGMTLSVGQIVLGMGLAIMLNMGTITVPGGFPVIAMFLGGTMGLPLQAVGLLIAVDWFTGMLRTFLNVNGDTIVAMLVAKASDDIDRDVYNGTKVVTAKGIDTAEYEKSFARADSAD, translated from the coding sequence ATGAAGACACTGACGCATCCAGCGGCGCAGATCGGGATCGCGGCGATCGCCGGCATCCTGTTCGGACTGATCGTCGGCGAGTGGGCGGCGAACCTCAAGTTCATCGGCGACCTGTTCATCCGGCTCATCCAGATGGCCATCGTTCCGCTCGTGATGTCGTCGGTCATCGTCGCGACTGGCTCGATCGCAGGCAAGGGCACCGGACGGCTGGCCCTCCGAACCTTCGCCTGGATGATCGGCTTCTCGATCGTCGCGGCCGTGGTCGCCTGGGGGCTCAGCGTGCTGATCCAGCCCGGCGTCGGCATGGTCTTCGACGGCGATATCGACCCGACCCTCGAGGAATCCGCCGGGCAGGCGACCGGATGGCAGGACACGATCCTCGGGTTCGTGTCGACCAACATCTTCGCGGCGATGTCGACCGCGACCATGGTGCCGATCATCATTTTCTCGCTGCTATTCGGGGCTGCTCTCAACAACTACGCCGGCAGGACCGGCAACACGCTGATCCTGAGCTTCTTCGACCAGCTGCAGCAGGTCGTGCTCACGATGATCCGCTTCGTGATGTACATCGCGCCGCTCGGCGTGTTCGCGCTGCTCGCCGCGCTCGCCGGCGACGTCGGGTTAGCGGTGATCACGACCGCGCTCAAATACCTCGGCACGACAGCCCTCGGTGTGGTGATCCTCACGGCTGTGTTCGTGGTTGTCGTGACCGTGCGCACCCGCCTGAACCCGGCGAAGCTGCCACGCAAGCTCGCCGAACAGACGGTCATCGCGGTTACGACGACCAGCTCGGCCGTAACGTTCCCGACTGTGCTGCGCAACGCCGTGGAGAAGGTGGGGGTGAGCCCGCGGGTCGCGAACTTCACCCTGTCGGTCGGTCTCACGATGGGATCGTACGGCGCGGTGCTCAACTACATGATCGTCATCATGTTCCTCGCGCAGTCCGGGGGGATGACCCTCTCGGTCGGGCAGATCGTGCTCGGTATGGGGCTCGCGATTATGCTCAACATGGGCACCATCACCGTTCCGGGCGGATTCCCGGTGATCGCCATGTTCCTCGGCGGAACGATGGGACTGCCGCTCCAAGCGGTCGGCCTGCTGATCGCGGTGGACTGGTTCACGGGCATGCTCCGCACCTTCCTTAACGTGAATGGCGACACGATCGTAGCCATGCTCGTGGCGAAAGCGTCGGACGACATTGACCGCGACGTCTACAACGGCACGAAAGTCGTCACGGCCAAGGGGATCGACACCGCCGAGTACGAAAAGTCGTTCGCCCGGGCGGACTCGGCAGACTGA
- a CDS encoding ANTAR domain-containing protein: MHQATGVIVAQTNTDPDSALLLLIEQAESSGLPVEAMAAAVIAREINFT, from the coding sequence GTGCATCAGGCAACCGGGGTGATCGTTGCCCAGACCAATACCGACCCTGACAGTGCTCTGCTCCTACTCATTGAGCAGGCCGAGTCCTCTGGGCTTCCAGTGGAGGCCATGGCCGCCGCCGTCATCGCTCGCGAGATCAACTTCACCTAA
- a CDS encoding IS1380 family transposase: MQVSHSVRAVSASFDDPNLVSAAGLVPILKLAEKAGLHQLADQWLSVPTDKGANAGLKVASLVGGMVAGADSIDDMAVLRHGGMRKVFSSCYAPSTLGSFLRKFSFGHVRQLDAVASRFLQGLAIQAPLLVKETDAAGYVFLDIDDTIIEVHGHQKQGSGYGYSGVRGINAFLATVKTDASAPIIVGQRLRRGACGSPRGAARMVRDALATIKRLNGMASARVLLRADSAFYGYATMSAAITAGAAVSVTARMDPAVKRAIAAIPDNAWEAIEYTNAIYDEATKSWISTAEVAEIPFTAFTSWKKSEHITGRLVVRRIPELNEKDLEHPTLFDTHRFHAFFTTSDLPTVAADKTHRAHAVIELVNADLKNSALAHLPSGKFTANAAWLVLAVMAFNLTRAAATIAGAGLAKATTATIRRKLVTVPARIASSARRIMLHLPQYWPWETAWTTLFCHSTERPRPAPS, encoded by the coding sequence ATGCAAGTTTCCCACAGCGTGCGGGCTGTCTCCGCGTCATTTGATGACCCGAATCTCGTGTCGGCCGCAGGTCTGGTCCCGATCCTGAAACTCGCCGAGAAAGCGGGCCTGCACCAGTTGGCCGACCAGTGGTTGAGCGTTCCAACGGACAAGGGAGCCAACGCCGGTTTGAAGGTCGCCTCCCTCGTGGGCGGCATGGTCGCCGGCGCGGATTCCATCGATGACATGGCGGTGCTGCGTCACGGCGGCATGCGGAAGGTCTTTAGCTCCTGTTACGCACCCTCGACCCTGGGATCGTTCCTTCGGAAGTTCTCCTTCGGCCATGTGCGTCAGCTTGATGCGGTCGCGTCCCGGTTCCTCCAGGGCCTGGCCATCCAAGCCCCGCTACTCGTGAAGGAGACCGACGCCGCCGGCTACGTGTTCCTCGATATTGATGACACCATCATCGAAGTACACGGTCATCAAAAACAAGGCTCCGGCTACGGATACTCCGGGGTCCGCGGGATCAACGCTTTCCTCGCGACGGTGAAAACGGACGCTTCCGCGCCGATCATCGTCGGACAGCGTTTACGGCGGGGCGCGTGCGGGTCACCGCGCGGAGCTGCTCGCATGGTCCGCGACGCCCTCGCGACCATCAAACGCCTCAATGGCATGGCCTCCGCCCGAGTGCTGCTCCGCGCCGATTCCGCGTTCTACGGTTACGCCACGATGAGCGCAGCGATCACTGCGGGCGCGGCCGTGTCGGTCACTGCCCGGATGGATCCGGCCGTGAAACGCGCGATCGCGGCCATTCCCGATAACGCCTGGGAGGCCATCGAATACACCAACGCGATCTACGACGAGGCCACGAAATCCTGGATCAGCACGGCCGAAGTCGCCGAGATTCCGTTCACCGCGTTCACGTCCTGGAAGAAGAGCGAGCACATCACTGGCCGCCTCGTGGTGCGGCGAATCCCGGAATTGAACGAGAAAGACCTCGAGCACCCCACCCTCTTTGACACGCACCGCTTCCACGCGTTCTTCACCACCAGTGACCTGCCCACGGTCGCCGCGGACAAAACCCACCGGGCTCACGCGGTGATCGAGCTCGTCAACGCGGATCTGAAGAACAGCGCCCTCGCGCACCTGCCCTCCGGCAAGTTCACCGCGAACGCCGCCTGGCTGGTCCTGGCCGTGATGGCCTTCAACCTCACCCGCGCCGCGGCGACCATCGCGGGCGCTGGCCTGGCCAAAGCGACCACGGCCACCATCCGCCGGAAACTCGTCACCGTCCCAGCCAGGATCGCATCGTCCGCCAGACGCATCATGCTTCATCTGCCCCAGTACTGGCCCTGGGAAACAGCGTGGACCACCCTGTTTTGCCACAGCACCGAGCGCCCCCGACCCGCGCCCAGCTGA